From the Musa acuminata AAA Group cultivar baxijiao chromosome BXJ3-7, Cavendish_Baxijiao_AAA, whole genome shotgun sequence genome, one window contains:
- the LOC135642032 gene encoding transcription factor TCP20-like has product MDRKSCAKLPRDVPKFQQTLCLPQGDKKEPTTAADSVASAERRDLLPSAALGGRELQVAAAREKDEQRRQLAPRRSSNKDRHTKVDGRGRRIRMPALCAARIFQLTRELGHKSDGETVQWLLQQAEPSIIAATGTGTIPASALAAASTGAAYSHLGASVPAGLHQKLDEMGQRAAAAVQPNWAAVGAAGLPRSHPGLWPTPVCGFDSGFMRPSAAASSSSNNVGAGGGDASIGSFVQRTGLHGLELPGSNLSAMSFASMLGGHGQQLPGLELGLSQDGRIGVWNLEAMGQIYQQMEPGRLVVGANGAGQWQQQQTHQSDDSSQGSEQ; this is encoded by the coding sequence ATGGATCGCAAGAGCTGTGCCAAGTTGCCACGGGACGTCCCCAAGTTCCAGCAGACCCTGTGCCTCCCTCAGGGAGATAAGAAAGAACCCACCACAGCTGCGGACTCTGTGGCATCTGCTGAAAGGAGAGACCTTTTACCTTCCGCAGCCTTGGGTGGTAGAGAGTTACAAGTGGCCGCAGCGAGAGAGAAGGATGAGCAAAGGCGCCAGCTTGCGCCCAGGAGGAGCTCCAACAAGGACCGGCACACCAAAGTCGACGGCAGGGGGAGAAGGATCAGGATGCCCGCCCTCTGCGCCGCCAGGATCTTTCAGCTCACCCGTGAATTGGGCCACAAGTCGGACGGGGAGACCGTCCAGTGGCTCCTCCAGCAAGCGGAGCCCTCCATCATCGCCGCCACCGGCACGGGCACTATCCCGGCGTCCGCCCTCGCCGCTGCGTCCACCGGCGCCGCGTACTCCCACCTGGGCGCCAGCGTCCCTGCGGGACTCCACCAGAAGCTCGATGAAATGGGACAGAGAGCGGCCGCCGCCGTACAACCCAACTGGGCCGCGGTCGGGGCTGCCGGCCTGCCTCGGTCGCACCCGGGCTTGTGGCCGACGCCGGTGTGTGGGTTCGATTCCGGATTCATGCGTCCGTCAGCGGCAGCCTCATCGAGCTCGAACAACGTCGGGGCAGGAGGCGGCGACGCTTCCATAGGCAGTTTCGTGCAGAGGACGGGGCTGCATGGGCTGGAATTGCCAGGCTCCAACCTCAGCGCGATGAGCTTCGCCTCCATGCTCGGCGGGCATGGGCAGCAGCTGCCGGGGCTGGAGCTCGGGCTCTCGCAAGATGGGCGTATCGGGGTATGGAATCTAGAGGCCATGGGCCAGATATATCAGCAGATGGAACCAGGGAGGTTGGTGGTAGGCGCTAATGGTGCCGGGCAATGGCAACAGCAGCAGACTCATCAGTCAGATGATTCATCACAGGGATCAGAACAGTAG
- the LOC135642697 gene encoding transmembrane emp24 domain-containing protein p24beta2-like, which translates to MQELSVRFTFFLVSVFLLHLHPTIGIRFVIDREECFSHSVPYEGDTVHVSFVVIKAETPWHYGDEGIDLVVKDPSGTQIHDFYDKTSEKFEFMAQKSGLHRFCFTNRSPYHETIDFDVYIGHFSYFEQHAKDEHFGPLLEQIGKLEEALYNIQFEQHWLEAQTDRQAIVNEGMSRRAIHKALFESAALIGASVLQVYLLRRLFERKLGRV; encoded by the exons ATGCAGGAACTCTCTGTGAGATTCACATTTTTCCTTGTTTCTGTTTTTCTACTGCATCTGCATCCAACTATTGGGATCAGATTTGTGATAGATAGGGAAGAATGCTTTTCTCATTCTGTTCCTTATGAAGGGGATACGGTTCATGTCTCCTTTGTTGTGATTAAAGCAGAAACCCCATGGCATTATGGTGACGAGGGTATTGATCTCGTG GTGAAGGATCCCTCAGGCACTCAAATTCATGATTTTTATGACAAGACAAGTGAAAAGTTTGAATTTATGGCTCAAAAGAGTGGTCTTCATCGTTTCTGCTTCACAAATAGGTCCCCGTATCATGAAACCATAGATTTTGATGTTTATATTGGCCACTTTTCTTACTTTGAGCAACATGCAAAAGATG AGCATTTTGGCCCTTTACTGGAGCAGATTGGGAAACTAGAAGAAGCTCTTTATAACATACAATTTGAGCAGCATTGGTTGGAAGCTCAGACTGATCGCCAAGCCATAG TGAATGAAGGCATGAGCAGGAGAGCCATTCACAAGGCACTTTTTGAATCTGCTGCGCTGATCGGTGCCAGTGTGCTGCAAGTTTATCTATTGCGTCGGCTCTTCGAGCGGAAGCTAGGCAGGGTTTAA
- the LOC135642390 gene encoding peroxidase 55-like yields MGMELCRSLLVGVVLLVVVVSGKAQLRPNFYQFTCPKVESIVRQAVLKKVRQTFVTVPATLRLFFHDCFVEGCDASVLIASPRGDAEKDAPDNLSLAGDGFDTVIKAKQAVEARCPGVVSCADVLAIAARDVVVLSGGPSFTVELGRRDGLISQARRVAGHLPGPDFNLNILANLFRMNNLTTHDMIALSGAHTVGFSHCSRFAKRLYAFGPSSPVDPSFNLPYAQLLMRACPRDVGPTIAVNMDPFTPTVFDNVYYRNLLKGEGLFTSDQVLFSNLLSRPVVKKFAADQSSFFRAFAASMVKLGRVGVKTGHQGEIRKDCTAFN; encoded by the exons ATGGGCATGGAGCTCTGCAGAAGCTTGCTTGTGGGGGTGGtgctgctggtggtggtggtgagtggGAAAGCTCAGCTCAGGCCAAACTTTTATCAGTTCACATGCCCCAAGGTGGAATCAATTGTCAGGCAAGCTGTTCTGAAGAAGGTGAGGCAGACATTTGTCACTGTCCCTGCAACACTTCGGCTCTTCTTCCATGATTGCTTTGTAGAG GGTTGTGATGCGTCCGTCCTGATCGCTTCACCGAGAGGCGACGCTGAGAAGGATGCGCCCGACAACCTCTCGCTCGCCGGCGACGGCTTCGACACCGTCATCAAGGCCAAGCAGGCTGTAGAAGCTCGATGCCCCGGTGTAGTGTCCTGTGCTGATGTCCTGGCAATTGCTGCAAGAGATGTGGTCGTCCTC TCCGGCGGCCCGAGCTTCACGGTGGAGCTTGGCAGGCGCGACGGGCTCATCTCTCAGGCGAGAAGAGTAGCTGGTCATCTCCCTGGCCCTGACTTCAACCTCAACATCCTCGCCAACCTCTTCCGGATGAACAACCTCACCACCCATGACATGATCGCCCTCTCCGGAGCTCACACCGTGGGCTTCTCCCACTGCAGCCGCTTCGCCAAACGCCTCTACGCCTTCGGCCCTTCGTCGCCGGTGGACCCGTCGTTCAATCTTCCGTACGCGCAGCTGCTGATGCGAGCGTGCCCGCGCGACGTCGGCCCCACCATCGCCGTCAACATGGACCCCTTCACCCCGACGGTCTTCGACAATGTCTACTACAGGAACTTGTTGAAGGGCGAAGGGCTCTTCACCTCGGACCAGGTGCTGTTCTCCAATCTGCTGTCGAGGCCGGTGGTGAAGAAGTTTGCGGCCGACCAGAGCAGCTTCTTCAGGGCCTTTGCTGCTTCCATGGTCAAGCTCGGCAGGGTCGGCGTGAAGACTGGTCACCAGGGCGAGATCAGGAAGGACTGCACTGCGTTCAATTAG